One window from the genome of Streptomyces sp. NBC_00287 encodes:
- a CDS encoding FAD/NAD(P)-binding protein, which produces MRPTRPGVTPLSAPTTDPAPLSVAVVGAGPRGTSVLERLCASAPELLPPGAELTVHVIDPAPPGPGHVWRTAQSPELLMNTVACQVTLFTDDSVDCSGPLRPGPSLYEWAAGALGPDEYPTRAQYGRYLEWVFARTVREAPPSVRVETHPARATRLDDAPDGRQTLTLDNGRTLTGLSAVVLAQGHLPTAPDATQRGTTAYAQEHGLRHTPPANPADVDLSAVLPGEPVLLRGLGLNFFDHMALLTTGRGGRFVPAEDGLRYLPSGNEPRLYAGSRRGLPYQARGDNAKGPYGRHLPLVLTPEVIAAFRKRADSGEAPDFLTEIWPLVAKEVETVYYEALAGASPDFTDRFLAAPHRSPQEAAVLDEFGIPEADRWSWDRISRPYAGRDFAGPEDWRGWLLTYLREDAEQAALGNVAGPVKAALDVLRDLRNELRQIVDHGGLPGASRRDHLDRWYTPLNAFLSIGPPRRRIEELVALLEAGVVEVLGPRLEVREEDGAWVAHSPAVPGSAVRVTTLVEARLPEPDLRRTADELLARLLKTGQCRPHTVDGYETGGLDVTGRPYYLMDRQGRPHARRFAFGVPTEGVHWVTAAGARPGVDSVTLSDADAVARAALRTTTAGAGAAESRLNVELASIIRPA; this is translated from the coding sequence ATGCGCCCCACCCGCCCGGGAGTCACCCCCTTGTCTGCACCGACCACGGACCCCGCACCCCTCTCCGTCGCCGTGGTCGGCGCCGGCCCGCGCGGCACCAGCGTCCTGGAACGCCTGTGCGCCTCCGCCCCGGAGCTCCTCCCGCCGGGCGCCGAGCTGACGGTCCATGTGATCGACCCCGCCCCGCCGGGCCCCGGACACGTCTGGCGCACCGCCCAGTCGCCCGAGCTGCTGATGAACACCGTGGCCTGCCAGGTGACCCTGTTCACCGACGACAGCGTGGACTGCTCGGGCCCCCTGCGCCCGGGCCCCAGCCTGTACGAATGGGCGGCCGGCGCGCTCGGCCCCGACGAGTACCCGACCCGTGCCCAGTACGGCCGCTACCTGGAGTGGGTGTTCGCCCGTACGGTCCGCGAGGCGCCGCCCTCGGTCCGCGTCGAGACCCACCCGGCCCGCGCGACACGCCTCGACGACGCCCCCGACGGCCGCCAGACCCTCACCCTCGACAACGGCCGCACCCTGACCGGCCTCTCGGCGGTCGTCCTCGCCCAGGGCCACCTCCCGACGGCCCCCGACGCCACACAGCGCGGAACGACCGCGTACGCCCAGGAGCACGGCCTGCGCCACACCCCGCCCGCGAACCCGGCCGACGTCGACCTGTCGGCCGTACTCCCCGGCGAACCGGTGCTGTTGCGGGGCCTCGGTCTCAACTTCTTCGACCACATGGCCTTGTTGACCACCGGTCGGGGTGGCCGCTTCGTCCCCGCCGAGGACGGGCTGCGGTACCTGCCCTCCGGCAACGAGCCGCGCCTGTACGCCGGTTCACGCCGAGGCCTGCCGTACCAGGCGCGCGGCGACAACGCCAAGGGCCCCTACGGCCGTCACCTCCCGCTGGTTCTCACACCCGAGGTGATCGCCGCCTTCCGCAAGCGCGCCGACTCCGGCGAGGCACCGGACTTCCTCACCGAGATATGGCCGCTGGTCGCGAAGGAGGTGGAGACCGTCTATTACGAGGCACTGGCCGGTGCCTCTCCGGACTTCACCGACCGTTTCCTGGCCGCCCCGCACCGCAGCCCCCAAGAGGCCGCCGTACTGGACGAGTTCGGGATACCCGAGGCCGACCGCTGGTCCTGGGACCGGATCTCCCGGCCGTACGCGGGCCGGGACTTCGCCGGTCCCGAGGACTGGCGCGGCTGGCTGCTGACGTATCTGCGCGAGGACGCTGAGCAGGCCGCCCTCGGCAATGTGGCGGGACCGGTGAAGGCGGCCCTCGATGTGCTGCGCGATCTGCGCAACGAGCTGCGGCAGATCGTGGACCACGGCGGACTGCCCGGTGCCTCCCGCCGAGACCATCTGGACCGCTGGTACACCCCGCTCAACGCGTTCCTCTCCATCGGCCCGCCCCGGCGCCGTATCGAGGAGCTGGTGGCCCTGCTGGAGGCGGGCGTGGTGGAGGTGCTCGGGCCGCGGCTCGAGGTGCGGGAGGAGGACGGGGCGTGGGTCGCGCACTCCCCGGCCGTGCCGGGCTCGGCGGTCCGCGTCACCACGCTCGTCGAGGCGCGTCTCCCGGAACCGGACCTGCGGCGCACGGCCGACGAACTCCTCGCCCGGCTGCTGAAGACCGGACAGTGCCGTCCGCACACGGTCGACGGCTACGAGACCGGCGGTCTTGACGTGACCGGGCGGCCGTACTACTTGATGGACCGTCAAGGTCGGCCGCACGCACGGCGGTTCGCGTTCGGGGTGCCGACCGAGGGCGTCCACTGGGTGACCGCGGCCGGGGCCAGGCCGGGGGTGGATTCGGTCACACTTTCGGACGCCGACGCGGTGGCGAGGGCCGCGCTGCGTACTACTACGGCGGGGGCCGGAGCGGCCGAATCTCGGCTGAATGTTGAACTTGCAAGCATCATTAGGCCTGCCTAG
- the helR gene encoding RNA polymerase recycling motor ATPase HelR, with product MSASLSIDLSSESAFDLPERLAAKADPALIAADERHFAAIAESLEQTIAELSDQLAAELRAPGGAGRAAMDRDAEVHRLTGRLRALRRFGLDLVLGHIVGAQDQEPVYIGRFGLTDATGRRLLLDWRSPAAEPFFAATHGNPMGLASRRRYRWKSGRISDYWDEVFTTDGLEGHAALDDQSAFIASLGTNRSDRMRDVLATIQSDQDAIVRAGSRGALVVDGGPGTGKTVVALHRSAYLLYSDPRLGHRRGGLLFVGPHQPYLSYVSDVLPSLGEEGVQTCTVRDLVAEGAEAPEETDPEAARLKSSADMVRAIEKAVRFYEDPPTEGMTVSTPWADVWLSATDWAEAFQAPGPSTPHNEGRQLIWAELVTILLDKHDADIPPEQFRRALQHDTELVETLDRAWPLLEAADLVGDLWSVPAYLRLCAPWLAPDEVRLLQRKAAPQAWTMSDLPILDAARQRLGDPKAARRKRRQQAVLDAQRDRMAQVVENLIAADHDGEGLMTQLRREDFQRNLVDESELTTADPDLLAGPFAHIVVDEAQELTDAEWQMLLLRCPSRSFTIVGDRAQARHGFTETWQERLARIGLDRVEVASLSVNYRTPEEVMTEAEPVIRAVLPDANVPTSIRSSGVPVVHGSVAERDGIIAEWLDANDDGIACVIGDPTFEATPRVRSLTPSLSKGLEFDLVVLVDPERFGEGIEGAVDRYVAMTRATQRLVVLTSS from the coding sequence GTGAGTGCTTCTTTGTCGATCGACCTGTCCAGTGAGAGCGCGTTCGACCTTCCCGAGCGTCTGGCCGCCAAGGCCGACCCCGCGTTGATCGCCGCCGACGAGCGGCACTTCGCGGCCATCGCGGAGAGCCTGGAGCAGACGATCGCCGAGCTGTCCGACCAGCTCGCCGCCGAGCTCAGGGCGCCGGGCGGGGCGGGCCGCGCGGCGATGGACCGGGACGCGGAGGTCCACCGGCTCACCGGCCGGCTGCGCGCCCTGCGGCGCTTCGGACTCGATCTGGTCCTCGGCCATATCGTCGGAGCCCAGGACCAAGAGCCCGTGTACATCGGCCGGTTCGGCCTCACCGACGCCACCGGCCGCCGCCTGCTGCTCGACTGGCGGTCCCCGGCGGCCGAGCCGTTCTTCGCCGCCACCCATGGCAACCCGATGGGCCTCGCGAGCCGCCGCCGGTACCGCTGGAAGAGCGGCCGGATCAGCGACTACTGGGACGAGGTGTTCACCACCGACGGCCTCGAGGGACACGCGGCCCTCGACGACCAGTCCGCCTTCATCGCCAGCCTCGGCACCAACCGCTCGGACCGGATGCGCGATGTGCTCGCCACCATCCAGTCCGACCAGGACGCCATCGTCCGCGCCGGATCACGCGGCGCCCTCGTCGTCGACGGCGGCCCGGGCACCGGCAAGACCGTCGTCGCCCTGCACCGCTCCGCCTACCTCCTCTACTCCGACCCCCGCCTGGGCCACCGGCGCGGCGGCCTGCTCTTCGTGGGCCCGCACCAGCCGTATCTGTCATACGTCTCCGATGTCCTGCCCAGCCTCGGCGAGGAGGGCGTACAGACCTGCACCGTGCGGGACCTCGTCGCCGAGGGTGCCGAAGCGCCGGAGGAGACCGACCCCGAGGCGGCCCGTCTGAAGTCGTCCGCGGACATGGTGCGGGCGATCGAGAAGGCCGTCAGGTTCTACGAGGATCCGCCCACCGAGGGCATGACGGTCAGCACCCCCTGGGCCGACGTCTGGCTCAGCGCCACCGACTGGGCCGAGGCGTTCCAGGCACCGGGGCCGAGCACACCGCACAACGAAGGCCGCCAACTGATCTGGGCGGAACTGGTCACGATCCTGCTCGACAAGCACGACGCCGACATCCCGCCCGAGCAGTTCCGCAGGGCCTTGCAGCACGACACGGAGCTGGTCGAGACGCTCGACCGGGCCTGGCCGCTGCTGGAAGCGGCCGACCTCGTCGGCGACCTGTGGTCGGTGCCCGCCTATCTGCGGCTGTGCGCGCCCTGGCTCGCCCCCGACGAGGTCCGGCTCCTGCAGCGCAAGGCGGCACCCCAGGCCTGGACGATGTCCGACCTGCCGATCCTGGACGCCGCGCGGCAGCGGCTCGGCGACCCGAAGGCGGCCCGGCGCAAGCGCCGGCAGCAGGCCGTCCTCGACGCCCAGCGCGACCGTATGGCCCAGGTCGTCGAGAACCTGATCGCGGCCGACCACGACGGCGAGGGCCTGATGACCCAGCTGCGGCGCGAGGACTTCCAGCGCAATCTGGTCGACGAGTCCGAACTGACCACCGCCGACCCCGACTTGCTCGCCGGACCGTTCGCGCACATCGTCGTGGACGAGGCGCAGGAACTGACCGACGCCGAGTGGCAGATGCTGCTGCTGCGCTGCCCGTCCCGCAGCTTCACGATCGTCGGCGACCGCGCCCAGGCCCGGCACGGCTTCACGGAGACCTGGCAGGAACGGCTCGCACGGATCGGCCTGGACCGGGTCGAGGTGGCGTCCCTCAGCGTCAACTACCGCACCCCGGAAGAGGTGATGACGGAGGCCGAGCCGGTGATCCGGGCGGTGCTGCCGGACGCCAACGTGCCGACCTCCATCCGGAGTTCGGGCGTCCCGGTCGTGCATGGCTCGGTCGCGGAGCGGGACGGGATCATCGCCGAGTGGCTGGACGCGAACGACGACGGGATCGCCTGCGTCATCGGCGACCCGACGTTCGAGGCGACGCCCCGGGTCCGGTCGCTGACCCCGTCGCTGTCGAAGGGTCTGGAGTTCGACCTGGTGGTGCTGGTGGACCCGGAGCGATTCGGCGAGGGCATCGAAGGAGCGGTGGACCGCTATGTGGCGATGACTCGCGCGACCCAGCGGCTAGTCGTCCTCACGAGCTCCTGA
- a CDS encoding GNAT family N-acetyltransferase: MTNPHWTARPETGADADAVREIVLAAFETPLEADLVDTLRTDDAWIDGLSYVSTDTDGEPVGYALLTRCHIDDVPALCLAPVAVHPHHQRTGAGSAAIRAALGAAKDQGERFVTVLGHPAYYPRFGFDRASAHGITVTFDVPDEALMALSLHADPLPTGTIRYAKPFGI, translated from the coding sequence ATGACGAACCCACACTGGACCGCACGCCCCGAGACCGGCGCCGACGCCGACGCCGTCCGTGAGATCGTCCTCGCCGCGTTCGAAACGCCACTGGAGGCCGACCTGGTGGACACGCTGCGGACCGACGACGCCTGGATCGACGGCCTGTCGTACGTCAGCACCGACACCGACGGCGAACCCGTCGGCTACGCACTGCTGACCCGCTGCCACATCGACGACGTTCCGGCCCTGTGCCTCGCCCCCGTCGCCGTACACCCCCACCACCAGCGCACCGGCGCAGGTTCGGCCGCGATCCGAGCGGCACTGGGGGCGGCGAAGGACCAAGGCGAACGCTTCGTCACGGTGCTCGGCCACCCCGCGTACTACCCGCGCTTCGGCTTCGACCGCGCCTCCGCCCACGGCATCACCGTGACCTTCGACGTCCCCGACGAGGCCCTGATGGCCCTCTCCCTGCACGCCGACCCGCTGCCCACCGGGACGATCCGCTACGCCAAGCCGTTCGGCATCTGA
- a CDS encoding DedA family protein produces the protein MLESFESVGSLAASPWIYGVVALSVLLDVFVPVLPSGVLVIMAATTTAAGTAAQVPDVLALTLCAATASVLGDLVAYRLAWHGGARLDRAIARSRRLTTAQERLGAALSRGGGALVVLARFAPAGRSVVSLAAGAARRRAREFLPWSALAGLSWATYSVALGYFGAQWMGTSWLATGVSLGALVAAGAGATYLVRRRPA, from the coding sequence GTGCTGGAGAGTTTCGAAAGTGTTGGATCACTGGCCGCCAGTCCATGGATTTACGGGGTCGTAGCCCTGTCGGTCCTGCTGGATGTGTTTGTGCCGGTCCTGCCGAGCGGCGTACTGGTGATCATGGCCGCCACGACCACGGCAGCGGGTACGGCCGCCCAGGTCCCGGACGTCCTGGCGCTCACGCTCTGCGCCGCGACCGCGTCCGTCCTCGGCGACCTGGTGGCCTACCGCCTCGCCTGGCACGGCGGCGCCCGACTGGACCGCGCCATCGCCCGCTCCCGGCGCCTGACGACCGCGCAGGAACGTCTCGGCGCCGCTCTCTCACGGGGCGGCGGCGCCCTGGTCGTCCTCGCCCGCTTCGCCCCGGCCGGCCGCTCGGTGGTCTCGCTCGCCGCCGGTGCCGCACGCCGCCGCGCCCGCGAATTCCTGCCCTGGTCGGCGCTGGCGGGCCTGTCCTGGGCGACGTACAGCGTCGCGCTCGGCTACTTCGGCGCCCAGTGGATGGGGACGAGCTGGCTGGCGACGGGGGTATCCCTGGGGGCTCTGGTGGCGGCGGGCGCGGGGGCCACGTATCTGGTGCGGCGGCGGCCGGCCTGA
- a CDS encoding ketopantoate reductase family protein, translating into MTNLTVAILGPGGIGGLLGGLLSRSGHRVVCLAGEETAGRLRDSGIQVRSGLYGDFSAAVEADTALREPVDVCLIAVKHTSLDAALERIPAKALGDALLVPFLNGVEHPAVLRAHHRSDLVAPAVIRVESTRVAPGVIEHGSPFAEIDLAGDSVARERLESLAQVLGEAGPTTRVLEDETAALWAKMSFLAPLALLTTRYGLPLGGVRTRYREELTALVDEAAAVSRACGGPADPGQALTRYDAFPAATKSSMQRDAETGRPIELDAIGGALLRAADRHGIAVPVTARLVQELRAAGH; encoded by the coding sequence ATGACCAACCTCACCGTCGCGATACTCGGGCCCGGTGGCATCGGGGGGCTGCTCGGCGGCTTGCTCTCCCGTTCCGGGCACCGGGTTGTCTGTCTGGCCGGCGAGGAGACGGCCGGCAGGCTGCGGGACTCCGGGATTCAGGTGCGCAGTGGGCTTTACGGGGACTTCAGCGCGGCCGTCGAAGCGGACACCGCGCTGCGTGAGCCCGTGGACGTCTGTCTGATCGCCGTCAAGCACACCTCCCTCGACGCGGCCCTGGAGCGGATTCCGGCCAAGGCGCTGGGCGACGCCCTCCTCGTACCGTTCCTCAATGGTGTCGAGCATCCTGCCGTCCTGCGGGCCCACCACCGCTCCGATCTCGTCGCGCCCGCTGTCATCCGGGTCGAGTCCACCCGGGTCGCCCCGGGGGTGATCGAGCACGGCAGTCCCTTCGCGGAGATCGATCTCGCCGGGGATTCGGTGGCGCGTGAGCGGCTGGAGTCGTTGGCTCAGGTGCTCGGGGAGGCCGGGCCCACGACTCGGGTGCTGGAGGACGAGACAGCCGCCCTGTGGGCCAAGATGTCGTTCCTCGCGCCCCTCGCCCTGCTCACCACCCGGTACGGACTCCCCTTGGGCGGGGTGCGCACGCGGTACCGCGAGGAGCTCACGGCTCTCGTCGACGAGGCCGCCGCGGTCAGTCGGGCGTGTGGTGGTCCGGCCGATCCGGGGCAGGCTCTCACCCGCTACGACGCTTTCCCGGCCGCCACCAAGTCCTCCATGCAGCGTGATGCCGAGACGGGTCGGCCCATCGAGCTCGACGCGATCGGTGGGGCGCTGCTGCGTGCGGCCGACCGGCACGGCATCGCCGTACCCGTGACGGCTCGTCTCGTCCAGGAGCTCAGGGCCGCCGGGCACTGA
- a CDS encoding DUF4097 family beta strand repeat-containing protein: MARVLGARVAVVGGVVAVFVAGLVGCGASAEDDKEPERRSFGLEGRTLVVDSDDSALEIVASDDHPAGEIQVTRWFEGSVTVGSEPKVTWGMEGDRLTLRMKCSGVIADCSAKHRIEVPRGVAVEVEDGDGSVWAQGFEDALSIRTGDGSVHVTDSTGPLRLRSGDGSVRAQVDSREVRAESGDGSVNLELGAVPDLVESRSGDGSVTIEVPRATYRVTTETGDGGVEVDVPRDERSAHVVSARTGDGKVTVRTAN; encoded by the coding sequence ATGGCCCGTGTTCTGGGTGCTCGTGTTGCTGTTGTGGGTGGGGTTGTCGCCGTGTTTGTCGCGGGGCTGGTCGGGTGTGGGGCCTCTGCTGAGGATGACAAGGAGCCGGAGCGTCGTAGCTTCGGGCTTGAGGGGCGGACGCTCGTCGTTGACTCCGATGACTCGGCGCTGGAGATTGTGGCTTCTGATGATCATCCGGCGGGGGAGATCCAGGTCACCCGGTGGTTCGAGGGGTCCGTCACCGTGGGGAGCGAGCCCAAGGTGACCTGGGGGATGGAGGGCGATCGGCTGACCCTGCGGATGAAGTGTTCCGGTGTGATCGCCGACTGTTCGGCCAAGCATCGGATCGAGGTGCCGCGCGGGGTCGCCGTCGAGGTGGAGGACGGGGACGGGAGTGTGTGGGCGCAAGGGTTCGAGGACGCGCTGAGTATTCGTACCGGGGATGGGTCTGTGCATGTCACTGATTCCACGGGGCCGCTGCGGCTGCGCTCCGGGGACGGGTCCGTGCGTGCTCAGGTCGACTCGCGTGAGGTGCGGGCGGAGAGTGGTGACGGGTCGGTGAACCTCGAACTCGGTGCCGTGCCCGACCTGGTGGAGTCCCGTAGCGGCGACGGGTCCGTGACGATCGAGGTGCCGCGGGCGACGTACCGGGTGACGACCGAGACCGGCGACGGTGGGGTGGAGGTGGACGTGCCCCGGGACGAGCGCAGTGCGCATGTGGTGAGCGCGCGGACCGGCGACGGCAAAGTCACGGTCCGAACCGCGAACTAA
- a CDS encoding DoxX family protein — protein sequence MTGRLNSAQPYALGLFRIVVGLLFTCHGASSLFGVLGGQTVDTGAWPNWYAAVIELVGGSLVLLGLATRAAAFISSGAMAYAYFKVHQPEALWPIENSGEGAAMFCWAMFLLIFTGSGAFGLDRLFAKRSSAGREPAAEQTPVAA from the coding sequence ATGACCGGACGCCTCAACAGCGCCCAGCCGTATGCCCTCGGCCTGTTCCGCATAGTCGTCGGACTGCTCTTCACCTGCCACGGCGCCTCCTCGCTCTTCGGTGTGCTCGGCGGCCAGACCGTCGACACCGGCGCCTGGCCCAACTGGTACGCCGCCGTCATCGAGTTGGTCGGCGGCAGCCTGGTGCTGCTCGGCCTCGCCACCCGCGCCGCCGCGTTCATCTCCTCGGGCGCGATGGCGTACGCCTACTTCAAGGTCCACCAGCCGGAGGCCCTGTGGCCCATCGAGAACAGCGGTGAGGGTGCCGCGATGTTCTGCTGGGCCATGTTCCTGCTGATCTTCACCGGCTCCGGCGCCTTCGGCCTGGACCGGCTGTTCGCCAAGCGCTCCTCGGCGGGACGCGAGCCGGCTGCCGAGCAGACGCCCGTCGCCGCCTGA
- a CDS encoding iron chaperone, with protein sequence MRSEATDVDGYLTELPEDRRGPLTRLRQLCRTELTGYDEVMAYGMPTYAHDGGEAEIAFASQKQYISIYLMRTDVREAFEERLAGQDMGKGCLRFRKPDTIDFDLVRDLLRATAKGPGKIC encoded by the coding sequence ATGCGCAGCGAAGCAACGGACGTCGACGGCTACCTGACCGAGCTACCGGAAGACCGCAGAGGGCCCCTGACCCGGCTCCGGCAGCTGTGCCGCACGGAACTCACCGGCTACGACGAGGTGATGGCGTACGGCATGCCGACGTACGCCCATGACGGCGGCGAGGCGGAGATCGCCTTCGCGTCACAGAAGCAGTACATCTCCATCTACCTCATGCGCACCGACGTCCGGGAAGCGTTCGAGGAACGGCTGGCCGGACAGGACATGGGCAAGGGATGCCTGCGCTTCCGCAAGCCCGACACCATCGACTTCGACCTCGTACGGGACCTGCTGCGGGCGACGGCGAAGGGGCCGGGCAAGATCTGCTGA
- a CDS encoding DUF2277 domain-containing protein: protein MCRSIKTLRPPVLPEEATEEEIRAAALQYVRKVSGFRAPAAHNQEVFDRAVDIITEATADLLAGLEIRGQTARKAG, encoded by the coding sequence ATGTGCCGCAGCATCAAGACACTCCGCCCCCCGGTCCTCCCCGAAGAGGCAACCGAAGAAGAAATCAGGGCCGCAGCCCTCCAATACGTCCGCAAGGTCTCCGGCTTCCGAGCCCCGGCGGCCCACAACCAAGAAGTCTTCGACCGAGCGGTCGACATCATCACCGAGGCCACGGCAGACCTACTGGCAGGCCTGGAGATACGAGGCCAGACAGCCCGCAAGGCCGGCTGA
- a CDS encoding superoxide dismutase family protein, with amino-acid sequence MVAGICAGALAAAVLAVGGGDGAGGYSMRTDAQFAPPGAFVRSAALTYDMKLVPAASWIEVEQRMTSGGATSVRMRVTGLKPGHAYGVHVHKKPCAADPMAAGGHYQHVVSSQAHHVNAENEVWLDFTADERGAGQARAQHSWGFRQGEAASVVIHDAPGSKGGRVGCFTVPFGWVA; translated from the coding sequence ATGGTGGCAGGTATATGCGCGGGCGCCCTCGCGGCGGCCGTGCTCGCCGTCGGCGGCGGTGACGGCGCCGGTGGTTACTCGATGCGGACGGACGCGCAGTTCGCGCCTCCCGGTGCCTTCGTCCGCTCGGCGGCGCTGACGTACGACATGAAGCTGGTCCCCGCCGCCTCGTGGATCGAGGTCGAGCAGCGGATGACGAGCGGCGGTGCGACGAGCGTGCGGATGCGGGTCACGGGCCTGAAGCCCGGGCACGCGTACGGCGTCCATGTGCACAAGAAGCCCTGCGCTGCCGATCCGATGGCCGCGGGCGGGCACTACCAGCACGTGGTCTCCTCGCAGGCGCATCACGTCAACGCCGAGAACGAGGTGTGGCTGGACTTCACCGCCGACGAGCGCGGCGCGGGCCAGGCGCGGGCGCAGCACTCGTGGGGCTTCAGGCAGGGTGAGGCCGCGTCCGTCGTCATCCATGACGCGCCGGGCAGCAAGGGCGGCCGGGTGGGCTGTTTCACGGTGCCGTTCGGCTGGGTCGCCTGA